One genomic window of Arthrobacter caoxuetaonis includes the following:
- a CDS encoding FmdB family zinc ribbon protein, whose amino-acid sequence MPTYAYACKDCGHAFDIQQSFTDDSLTVCPECSGNLRKKFNSVGVVFKGSGFYRTDSRDAASTVPAAPAKDAAAAKPASESSAPAPAPAKPAAAAAAS is encoded by the coding sequence GTGCCCACGTATGCCTATGCCTGCAAGGATTGCGGCCACGCGTTCGATATCCAGCAGTCCTTCACCGACGACAGCTTGACGGTGTGCCCCGAATGCAGCGGCAACCTGCGCAAGAAGTTCAACAGCGTAGGCGTTGTCTTCAAGGGATCAGGTTTCTACCGCACGGATTCCCGTGATGCTGCTTCCACGGTTCCGGCTGCTCCTGCCAAGGATGCCGCTGCGGCCAAGCCTGCATCGGAATCTTCCGCACCGGCCCCTGCGCCTGCAAAGCCCGCCGCGGCCGCAGCCGCCAGCTAG
- a CDS encoding 5-formyltetrahydrofolate cyclo-ligase, protein MSAESKEDVRARLKARRRKMAGLASSTASRLSAAAAPLLESLPEKSSVACYLSAGTEPDTSDLLAALDAAGHTVLVPVCEPERQLSWCPWTPATELAPGLFPGIPEPVGPRLGAEEVLDLDLLLIPALAVDASGTRMGKGGGYYDRFLAQFRAGGGSAPAVAVVHDHEFLPEGGLPADPLDAPVDGVLTPAGFTPVRGTGVYT, encoded by the coding sequence ATGAGCGCCGAGAGCAAAGAAGATGTCAGGGCCCGTCTCAAGGCGCGCCGGCGGAAAATGGCCGGATTGGCCAGCTCGACGGCGTCCCGGCTGTCCGCTGCGGCCGCTCCCCTCCTCGAATCGCTGCCCGAAAAGTCGTCTGTAGCCTGCTATCTGTCAGCCGGCACCGAACCGGACACATCTGACCTGCTGGCTGCCCTGGATGCAGCAGGGCACACCGTCCTCGTCCCGGTCTGCGAACCGGAACGGCAGCTGTCCTGGTGCCCGTGGACGCCGGCAACGGAACTGGCTCCGGGACTCTTTCCCGGAATACCGGAACCCGTCGGACCCCGGCTCGGGGCGGAGGAAGTCCTGGACCTGGACCTGCTGCTGATTCCCGCACTGGCAGTTGACGCCTCAGGAACCCGGATGGGCAAAGGCGGCGGATACTATGACCGCTTCCTGGCACAGTTCCGCGCCGGCGGCGGCAGTGCACCGGCAGTAGCGGTCGTCCATGACCATGAGTTCCTGCCGGAAGGAGGGCTGCCGGCTGATCCCCTCGATGCTCCGGTAGATGGGGTCCTGACGCCTGCGGGCTTCACTCCTGTGCGTGGAACCGGGGTGTATACTTAG
- a CDS encoding phosphotransferase, translating to MAPPSRGGRNPSRRDPRSRAAVHDGPAARDTVESSGMSVPIGELLTRSHLVLDSWSHQRTFHRPGAGVSALYRIRAINRGGATLSLYAGATTSRTPLSAPAAVRTSLNGTPLSLWLHPHDPLLPSLAWALDPGQAAARIFERPQLTADGAGLRLAAYRPLRRAVVHAAVPGQSAYIKVLQPGQEKELILRHRLLAGTAVPAAGLVPPPGAAGTWPGGAVVLSELHGAPMLRALESGAAPGPEELSGLLDQLPEAALSLKRRPAWSERARAYGRSAAAVLPGQAGRIRAMARKIEELTAALDPGPMVPVHGDFYEGNLLVDGGRITGVLDVDGMGPGHRVDDLACFTGHLAVLAELAPGSALEQALADYRQGFDAAAAAAGSSPEALAARAAGVALSLVPGARAGRLTRAENAAARLEAAAKLLSGSRGQDR from the coding sequence ATGGCGCCGCCTTCCCGCGGCGGACGCAACCCCAGCCGGCGGGACCCGCGCAGCCGCGCCGCAGTCCATGACGGACCGGCCGCCCGAGACACCGTGGAGAGCAGCGGGATGTCGGTGCCGATCGGCGAACTGCTCACGCGCTCCCACTTGGTCCTGGATTCGTGGTCCCATCAACGGACCTTCCACCGTCCCGGTGCCGGGGTCTCTGCCCTGTACCGGATCCGTGCCATCAACCGCGGCGGAGCCACGCTAAGCCTCTATGCCGGCGCCACCACCTCGCGAACCCCGTTGTCCGCGCCGGCTGCGGTACGTACGTCGCTGAACGGGACACCGCTCTCCCTGTGGTTGCACCCCCATGATCCGCTGCTGCCGTCGCTGGCGTGGGCACTGGATCCCGGGCAGGCAGCGGCAAGGATTTTTGAACGGCCCCAGCTGACCGCCGATGGAGCCGGCCTCCGCCTCGCTGCCTACCGGCCCCTGCGCCGGGCAGTAGTACATGCAGCAGTTCCCGGCCAAAGCGCCTACATCAAAGTCCTCCAGCCCGGACAGGAAAAGGAACTCATCCTGCGGCACCGCCTGCTTGCCGGTACCGCTGTTCCTGCTGCCGGTCTCGTGCCTCCGCCGGGTGCCGCGGGCACCTGGCCGGGCGGCGCCGTCGTTCTCTCCGAGCTGCACGGGGCGCCCATGCTGCGGGCGCTGGAGAGCGGCGCGGCGCCAGGACCAGAGGAGCTTTCGGGACTGCTGGACCAGCTTCCGGAAGCGGCCCTGTCGCTGAAACGCCGTCCGGCCTGGTCCGAACGTGCCAGGGCTTACGGACGCTCTGCTGCCGCTGTGCTGCCCGGCCAAGCCGGCAGGATCAGAGCGATGGCCCGGAAGATCGAGGAGCTCACAGCTGCGCTGGACCCGGGTCCCATGGTGCCGGTGCATGGCGACTTCTACGAAGGGAACCTGCTGGTGGACGGCGGCAGGATCACCGGAGTGCTCGACGTCGACGGGATGGGCCCGGGCCACCGCGTGGACGACCTCGCGTGCTTTACGGGCCACCTCGCAGTCCTCGCCGAGCTGGCTCCCGGCTCCGCACTGGAACAGGCGCTTGCCGATTACCGGCAGGGGTTCGACGCTGCCGCTGCCGCGGCGGGAAGCTCGCCGGAAGCGTTGGCGGCCCGAGCCGCGGGAGTGGCCCTCTCCCTGGTGCCCGGAGCCAGGGCGGGGAGGCTGACGCGGGCCGAGAATGCTGCTGCACGCCTGGAAGCGGCCGCGAAACTGCTCAGCGGCAGCCGCGGACAGGACAGATAG
- the galU gene encoding UTP--glucose-1-phosphate uridylyltransferase GalU has protein sequence MTSRSKITKAVIPAAGLGTRFLPATKAMPKEMLPVVDKPAIQYVVEEAVNAGMPDILMITGRNKRSLEDHFDRVPFIEQTLKEKGDDKKLALVQESSDLGEIHYLRQGDPKGLGHAVLRAKLHIGDDPFAVLLGDDLIDARDPLLETMVEVQAKTGGSVIALIEVEPDQISAYGCADISVIEGEDYVRVNKLVEKPDAADAPSNLAVIGRYVLHPSVFGVLEETGPGRGGEIQLTDALQTLASGEGEGSGVYGVVFRGRRYDTGDKLSYLKAVVTLASEREDLGPELRAWLKEFDRSSEG, from the coding sequence ATGACCTCACGCTCGAAGATCACCAAAGCCGTTATTCCTGCCGCCGGATTGGGTACGCGCTTCCTGCCTGCAACAAAGGCCATGCCGAAGGAAATGCTCCCGGTGGTGGATAAGCCGGCCATCCAGTACGTCGTTGAAGAAGCCGTCAACGCCGGTATGCCGGACATCCTGATGATCACCGGACGTAACAAGCGCTCCCTGGAGGACCACTTCGACCGCGTGCCGTTCATCGAGCAGACGCTGAAGGAAAAGGGCGACGACAAGAAGCTGGCCCTGGTCCAGGAGTCTTCCGACCTCGGCGAGATCCACTACCTCCGCCAAGGTGACCCCAAGGGTCTTGGACACGCTGTCCTGCGTGCCAAGCTCCACATCGGTGACGATCCCTTTGCCGTGCTGCTCGGCGATGACCTGATCGACGCCCGTGATCCGCTGCTCGAAACCATGGTTGAGGTCCAGGCCAAGACCGGCGGTTCCGTGATTGCCCTGATCGAGGTCGAGCCGGACCAGATCAGCGCCTATGGCTGCGCCGACATCTCCGTCATCGAAGGTGAAGACTACGTCCGCGTCAACAAGCTGGTCGAAAAGCCCGACGCTGCCGACGCCCCGTCCAACCTTGCCGTGATCGGACGTTACGTCCTGCACCCCTCCGTTTTCGGTGTCCTCGAAGAAACCGGTCCGGGCCGCGGCGGCGAAATCCAGCTCACCGATGCCCTGCAGACCCTCGCCTCGGGTGAGGGCGAAGGATCCGGCGTCTACGGCGTCGTCTTCCGCGGACGCCGGTACGACACCGGGGACAAGCTCAGCTACCTCAAGGCCGTTGTGACGCTTGCTTCCGAGCGGGAAGACCTCGGGCCGGAGCTGCGTGCCTGGCTGAAGGAGTTCGACCGCTCCTCCGAGGGCTAG
- a CDS encoding N-acetylglucosamine kinase, protein MQQSHNSAEPAENAAIGLDIGGTKTHGIRLQGGEAVAEAVSGSANVQNVSREQARHNLAEIFAALGTSGVNRVIAGSGGVDTPEDAAALRELILEHVPSAEVTVVHDTRLILAAGEAPAGIGLIAGTGSVAWGMDSDGRQARSGGWGYLLGDEGSAYWIGREAVRHALRLHDLGQEPDRLSAELMLAVGVSEPQQLIARFHADTGRRYWASMARVVFEAAQEGHAPSRSIVATAARDLAGLVGDVAAQLQVRGPVVIGGGIGIHQPLLQELLEAGLSARGLGDIRFLTQDPVFGVRYLLEGGAA, encoded by the coding sequence ATGCAACAGAGCCACAACTCCGCGGAACCGGCGGAAAACGCCGCCATCGGTTTGGACATCGGTGGAACAAAGACCCACGGCATCAGGCTGCAGGGCGGCGAGGCAGTTGCCGAGGCTGTCAGCGGCAGCGCCAACGTCCAGAACGTTTCCCGTGAACAGGCACGGCACAACCTTGCCGAGATCTTTGCGGCGCTGGGCACCAGCGGCGTCAACCGGGTCATTGCCGGTTCCGGCGGAGTGGACACCCCCGAAGACGCGGCCGCACTGCGCGAGCTGATCCTGGAGCACGTTCCCTCGGCCGAGGTGACGGTGGTTCACGACACCCGGCTGATCCTGGCAGCGGGGGAGGCGCCGGCGGGCATTGGCCTCATCGCCGGAACCGGTTCCGTGGCCTGGGGAATGGACTCGGACGGCAGACAGGCCCGTTCCGGTGGATGGGGCTACCTCCTTGGCGATGAGGGCAGCGCCTACTGGATCGGCCGCGAGGCGGTGCGCCACGCCCTCCGCCTTCACGATCTCGGACAGGAACCTGACCGGCTGTCCGCAGAACTCATGCTCGCCGTCGGGGTCAGCGAACCGCAGCAGCTCATCGCACGGTTCCATGCGGATACCGGACGCCGGTACTGGGCCTCCATGGCCCGGGTTGTCTTTGAGGCAGCGCAGGAAGGGCATGCCCCGAGCCGCAGCATCGTGGCGACGGCTGCCCGGGACCTGGCAGGTCTGGTGGGCGACGTCGCCGCGCAGCTGCAGGTGCGCGGGCCGGTGGTCATCGGCGGCGGGATCGGAATCCATCAGCCGCTGCTCCAGGAACTGCTTGAGGCAGGTCTCTCTGCCCGCGGACTGGGTGATATCCGTTTCCTTACCCAGGACCCCGTCTTCGGTGTGCGGTACCTGCTCGAAGGCGGCGCCGCATGA
- a CDS encoding GNAT family N-acetyltransferase: protein MLGSAIWPVTLECGDLVLRPIRYRDRAEWNEVRSRNADWIGPWEATNPLSGADLPSYAGMVRSLNQQARQDTALPFVITERQGSRVPPAIVGQLTVSTIIWGSARMATLGYWVDADRAGRGIAPTAVAMATDHCFRVLGLHRMEINIRPENRPSRRVVEKLGFREEGLRRRYLHIAGRWADHLSFALTAEEVPEGLLHRWLATR from the coding sequence GTGCTGGGGTCGGCCATCTGGCCCGTGACGCTGGAGTGCGGCGACCTCGTACTGCGGCCCATACGCTACCGCGACCGCGCGGAATGGAACGAAGTCCGTTCCCGCAATGCGGATTGGATCGGCCCCTGGGAAGCAACCAACCCGCTCTCGGGAGCGGATCTGCCGAGCTACGCGGGCATGGTCCGCAGCCTCAACCAGCAGGCGCGCCAGGACACGGCGCTGCCGTTCGTCATCACTGAACGGCAGGGGAGCCGGGTGCCTCCGGCGATCGTAGGCCAGCTCACGGTGTCCACGATCATCTGGGGATCGGCGCGCATGGCGACGCTGGGCTACTGGGTGGACGCTGACCGTGCGGGCCGGGGGATTGCTCCCACGGCGGTGGCCATGGCTACTGACCACTGCTTCCGGGTCCTGGGGCTGCACCGGATGGAAATCAACATCCGGCCCGAGAACCGGCCGAGCCGGAGAGTGGTCGAAAAGCTTGGCTTCCGCGAGGAAGGGCTGCGCCGGCGCTACCTCCACATTGCGGGCAGATGGGCGGATCACCTCAGCTTCGCGCTGACCGCGGAAGAGGTCCCGGAGGGCCTGCTGCACCGTTGGCTGGCTACCCGCTGA
- a CDS encoding NUDIX hydrolase — MSAKNFDVRIGAYAVVIRNGSILLAHWNQHGNSAWTLPGGGLEFGEDAPTAAVREVAEETGYSVELAGLLGVDSHFVPPAKRMHGEGRMLHALRIVYRAEVTGGSLASETSGSTDQAAWFPLDEVPSLQRVGLVDVALEMLSAAPTSSVEGPAQLR; from the coding sequence ATGAGTGCGAAAAACTTCGATGTGCGGATCGGTGCGTACGCCGTCGTGATCCGGAACGGATCGATCCTGCTGGCGCACTGGAACCAGCACGGGAATTCGGCATGGACGCTGCCCGGGGGAGGACTCGAGTTCGGCGAGGACGCACCCACGGCAGCAGTGCGGGAAGTCGCTGAGGAGACCGGGTACTCCGTAGAGCTTGCCGGGCTGCTGGGTGTAGACAGCCACTTTGTTCCCCCGGCCAAGCGGATGCACGGCGAAGGCCGCATGCTGCACGCGCTGCGCATCGTCTACCGTGCGGAAGTCACGGGCGGGTCGCTGGCCAGCGAAACGTCCGGAAGCACAGACCAGGCGGCTTGGTTCCCGCTGGATGAGGTTCCGTCCCTGCAACGCGTGGGTTTGGTGGACGTGGCACTGGAGATGCTCAGTGCCGCGCCTACCTCGTCCGTGGAGGGCCCTGCGCAGCTTCGCTAG